The Limosilactobacillus panis DNA segment CATAATTCCCTGCAGGATTTGATGTGACCCAAATGTAAAACTGAGTTTCGTTAACACTGAAATTCCTCCTCATAATAATTGTCTCTTTAATTATAGTACATAATTAAATCCCCATTAAAAGTATTTTTTAGTCATGCTACTTACAAAAAGTTAAGAAAAATTGTTGGGAACCCTTTTATCAGCCTATAATACATAGTATAATACTAGTTGTATTGATGAATGTGGTTGTAATTTAAGAGGGAGGCTTTACTTAATGGTTATTCTTTATACGTCTCCAAGTTGTACCTCTTGTCGGAAAGCTCGCGCTTGGTTGCAAGAACACAACATTCCTTATAAGGAACGAAACGTCTTCTCCGATCCACTGTCCGTTGATGAAATTAAAAATATTTTACGGATGACAGAAGACGGAACCGAAGACATTATCTCCAAGCGCTCAAAAGCTTACCACAATCTAAAAGTTGATTTAAACGCTTTACCGATGAAAAAACTATATCAATTAATTAGTGAAAATCCGGGTCTGCTCCGCCGGCCAATTATTATGGATGACAAGCGACTGCAGGTTGGGTACAATGAGGATGAAATTCGGCGTTTCCTGCCCCGGAAAGTTCGCGAAATTGAACTAGCCGAAGCACAACGCAAAGCTGATTTAATCTAAAATAATAAGAGCTGGGAATGATTCTCGGCTTTTTCTTTTTTCCACCGGTAGATTACCCGGCTTTACATTTAGTTGAAAACATTTAGAATAATAGTAAGTATTTGTAATTAAGGAGGTGCTGCAGAATGGAAATGGAAAGAATCAATGAGAATACCATCCGGGTGTTAATCAGTAATGAAGATCTAGATGCCCGGGGAATAACAATTCTCGACTTGCTTGGTGACCACCAGCAGATTGAAGATTTCTTTTACAGCATCTTGAGAGAAGTAGACACTGACCACCAATTTGCTGACAATGACTCCGTAACTTTTCAGGTGATGCCGACGGGAAATGGTTTAGAACTCTTTATCAGCAAAAATAATTCGGATGGTAAAGAAAACGTAGGCGATAGTCAACAGGTTGCCAAATATATTCAAAAGCGTGTGATGGAAGCGCACCGCAAGCAAGGTGAAAGTTCCGGACGGCCGCGTACTAATGTCCAGGGGAAATCCGAAGCGGTACCAGCCTCGCCAACTGTTCGCTGGCAGATTATTGATTTCCCTTCATTTGAAGACTTAGTTGATTTTGCCCGCATTCCCGAGGATTCTGACGTTGCTAGTGAGCTTTATAAGTACAACTACCATTATTACCTTGCTCTGCGCTATAACCAAGATTTGGCAAACGATAATGTGGTTAAGGATAATTTGGCGGTGGCTTACGAGTACGGTAATCCGACAGCTACGACAATTGACTTCCTTAGCGAACACGCGAAAAAGATTATGTCGGGTTCAGCTTTGGATACTATTCATCACTATTTTAATTAATTTTCAGAGATCTCCCGTTTTTAAAAAGTGGGGGATTTTTTTTGTTGGTTGCAAAACATAATGGTCAGTTAGTGATGGCCAATATAGCGGACCCCGGCCTGAAGTACTCTTGTCCAATTTGTGATCAAGAGGTTCGCCTTCGCCGGGGACAAATCAAGGTTGCTCACTTTGCCCACTGTCGGGGTGCAGGGTGTTCCTACGGCGAAGGGGAGACCGAAGAACACCTGCTAGGAAAAGTGCAAATTTATCAATGGCTGGCCCAGCGGGGAATTCAAGTCCAGGTGGAGTACTACTTACCTAAAATTGCCCAACGTCCAGACATCATGTTCCAGTGGCGACGACAACCAGTCGTAATAGAATTTCAGTGCAGTCCGTTAAGTATTCAGCGAATAAGCGAACGTAATCAGGGGTATCATTCTTTGGGAATCCATCCTTACTGGTACCTTGGCAGTCCTTATCAACGCCGTTTAGGCAACGAGAAGGTAGCACAGTTCACGCAGTTAATTAATGGACAGCCCGGAATCTGGTACTGGGATACCAAACAGGGTCGACTAAAGGCTGACTTTAATCACTATCATTGCTCATTGACACGCCGCATTAGGGGGACAAGGGCAATAATAAATGACCAGGTGCAAAAGCTCATGTTCATTACTAGCCAGCGGTCACCGGCTAGCCAGCTGGCCGCACGAGTCTGGCAGCGTCACCAGGTTCCACTGAATTGTTGCCCACTGGTTTGCCACGATGTTAATCCCACTTGGCCCGTTACGAGACAGCCGATTATTTATTGGCGAATTAAGGTTGTTGATTGGCTCGATTGCCAACCGCTCTTTACAGCCTGGTCGTATAATGATTGGGGTGCTTGTTTGGCAAAGATTGGTCGGGGGGAATGGTTAAGTTTCCCGTGTTTAGTGAATGACGGTTTAATTCGTCAGCAGGTGATTACTGCCTTTACGCGGGAACTTTGCCAGTGGAG contains these protein-coding regions:
- a CDS encoding competence protein CoiA → MLVAKHNGQLVMANIADPGLKYSCPICDQEVRLRRGQIKVAHFAHCRGAGCSYGEGETEEHLLGKVQIYQWLAQRGIQVQVEYYLPKIAQRPDIMFQWRRQPVVIEFQCSPLSIQRISERNQGYHSLGIHPYWYLGSPYQRRLGNEKVAQFTQLINGQPGIWYWDTKQGRLKADFNHYHCSLTRRIRGTRAIINDQVQKLMFITSQRSPASQLAARVWQRHQVPLNCCPLVCHDVNPTWPVTRQPIIYWRIKVVDWLDCQPLFTAWSYNDWGACLAKIGRGEWLSFPCLVNDGLIRQQVITAFTRELCQWRIIVPVDHQYVLIKHPQWFERVSDKILVS
- a CDS encoding adaptor protein MecA; protein product: MEMERINENTIRVLISNEDLDARGITILDLLGDHQQIEDFFYSILREVDTDHQFADNDSVTFQVMPTGNGLELFISKNNSDGKENVGDSQQVAKYIQKRVMEAHRKQGESSGRPRTNVQGKSEAVPASPTVRWQIIDFPSFEDLVDFARIPEDSDVASELYKYNYHYYLALRYNQDLANDNVVKDNLAVAYEYGNPTATTIDFLSEHAKKIMSGSALDTIHHYFN
- the spxA gene encoding transcriptional regulator SpxA, whose protein sequence is MVILYTSPSCTSCRKARAWLQEHNIPYKERNVFSDPLSVDEIKNILRMTEDGTEDIISKRSKAYHNLKVDLNALPMKKLYQLISENPGLLRRPIIMDDKRLQVGYNEDEIRRFLPRKVREIELAEAQRKADLI